The following are encoded in a window of Ricinus communis isolate WT05 ecotype wild-type chromosome 4, ASM1957865v1, whole genome shotgun sequence genomic DNA:
- the LOC8274325 gene encoding zinc finger CCCH domain-containing protein 55 isoform X2 → MDTYEATNILMSKIKSIDPENASKIMGYILIQDLNENDLLSLAFGSETLLHNVIIKAKTHLGLSTNTLTTPSSPLPSPLNPISRPANNHSPFSTQSSSSPRVGTPFVDFAKSPSPHSWPASGLANNNNGITSISPKSSPFLSYDNIRSGSALVPPSATANGGNGSGDVSRNSTDLLNEYQLDEYFSFLDDLPSKGEDFGDPRAQLGGFSMNNVDNHIHRRRFSESDACFGTEDGGFGIGYRPCLYFARGFCKNGENCKFVHGGFGAGENIGDVSGGGGGGGGGGLLVGSPREMEGLYLQQQEDMMRMKAAQQQQRLAYNKYMNFLLQQESDSQRIGPASVMMGDEFHKIGQFRPERNDFLAMAMEEKANSASRQIYLTFPADSTFKDEDVSNYFSHFGPVQDVRIPYQQKRMFGFVTFVHSDTVKLILSRGNPHFICDSRVLVKPYKEKGKVTNNRRQQQLQQQLMDRGNFSPCSSPSGLDPRELYDLHLGARMLYNSQEMMLRRKLEQQAELQQAIELQGRRLINLQLPDLRGDYAHHHQRSLSAGAPISTHAPVDHNLNFTSDIKNQDVLEGWTINDKGDSSPTTNASTVVAEQNLQHEENAASFQSNDGVNGKVEGISLEGCDANKHCGRIIEHGLPDSPFASPAKSLGNPGDLYPCLVEAKESIEFSSTSAFEISAAVPTTSSVDVPSPK, encoded by the exons ATGGATACTTATGAAGCAACAAACATACTTATGTCAAAGATCAAGAGTATAGACCCAGAAAATGCCTCAAAAATCATGGGTTATATCCTCATACAAGACCTAAATGAGAATGATTTGTTATCTTTAGCTTTTGGTTCTGAAACCCTTTTGCATAACGTGATTATTAAAGCCAAAACTCATTTAGGACTTTCAACAAACACCTTAACTACCCCTTCTTCTCCTTTGCCTTCTCCGCTAAATCCTATTTCAAGACCTGCAAATAATCACAGCCCATTTTCTACAcagtcttcttcttctcctagAGTTGGTACTCCTTTTGTTGATTTTGCTAAAAGCCCATCTCCACATTCATGGCCTGCTTCAGGTTTGGCTAATAACAACAATGGTATCACTTCTATCAGTCCAAAGTCTAGTCCTTTTTTGTCTTATGATAATATACGCTCTGGGTCTGCTTTAGTGCCTCCGTCTGCTACTGCAAATGGTGGTAATGGGAGTGGTGATGTTAGCCGTAACAGTACTGATTTACTTAATGAGTATCAGTTAGATGAATACTTTTCGTTTCTGGATGATTTGCCTTCAAAAGGTGAAGACTTCGGTGATCCAAGGGCTCAATTGGGTGGTTTTAGTATGAATAATGTGGATAACCATATACATAGAAGGAGATTTTCTGAAAGTGATGCGTGCTTTGGTACTGAAGATGGGGGTTTTGGGATTGGCTACAGACCATGTTTGTATTTTGCTAGAGGCTTCTgcaaaaatggtgaaaattgCAAGTTTGTACATGGTGGTTTTGGTGCTGGTGAAAATATTGGTGATGttagtggtggtggtggtggtggtggtggtggtggtctCCTTGTGGGTTCACCTAGGGAAATGGAGGGCCTTTATTTGCAACAGCAGGAAGATATGATGAGGATGAAGGCTGCACAGCAGCAGCAGAGATTGGCTTACAACAAGTACATGAATTTTCTGTTGCAACAAGAAAGTGACTCCCAGAG AATAGGGCCAGCGTCAGTGATGATGGGTGATGAATTTCATAAGATTGGTCAGTTCCGTCCTGAAAGGAATGACTTTTTGGCAATGGCAATGGAAGAAAAGGCAAATTCAGCTTCTAGGCAGATCTACTTGACATTCCCAGCTGATAGCACTTTCAAGGATGAAGACgtatcaaattattttag CCATTTTGGACCAGTTCAAGATGTCAGAATTCCATATCAGCAGAAGCGGATGTTTGGGTTTGTGACATTTGTTCATTCAGATACGGTGAAGCTTATACTGTCAAGGGGTAATCCTCATTTTATATGTGATTCACGTGTGCTTGTTAAGCCAtacaaggaaaaaggaaaagtcaCAAACAA CAGAAGGCAACAACAACTGCAGCAGCAACTAATGGATAGGGGGAATTTTTCACCCTGTTCTAGCCCTTCTGGTCTTGATCCTAGAGAGCTATATGATCTGCACCTTG GAGCTAGAATGCTCTACAATTCACAGGAGATGATGTTGAGAAGAAAGTTGGAGCAGCAGGCTGAGCTGCAGCAAGCAATTGAACTCCAAGGAAGAAGATTGATTAATCTGCAACTTCCGGACTTGAGAGGAGACTATGCTCACCATCACCAGCGTAGTCTGTCTGCTGGTGCACCAATTTCCACTCATGCTCCTGTTGATCACAATCTGAATTTTACATCTGACATCAAGAATCAGGATGTCTTAGAAGGTTGGACAATaaatg ACAAGGGTGATAGCTCACCCACAACCAATGCCTCTACTGTTGTTGCAGAACAGAACCTTCAGCATGAAGAAAATGCAGCTTCTTTTCAGAGTAATGATGGCGTCAATGGCAAGGTGGAGGGCATCAGTCTGGAAGGATGTGATGCCAATAAACA TTGTGGACGGATCATAGAGCATGGTCTTCCTGATAGCCCCTTTGCTTCTCCTGCAAAATCACTGGGGAATCCAGGTGACTTGTACCCTTGTTTGGTTGAAGCTAAAGAAAGCATTGAATTCTCTAGCACTTCAGCTTTTGAAATTAGTGCAGCAGTGCCCACTACTTCATCTGTTGATGTGCCTTCTCCTAAATAA
- the LOC8274325 gene encoding zinc finger CCCH domain-containing protein 55 isoform X1: MDTYEATNILMSKIKSIDPENASKIMGYILIQDLNENDLLSLAFGSETLLHNVIIKAKTHLGLSTNTLTTPSSPLPSPLNPISRPANNHSPFSTQSSSSPRVGTPFVDFAKSPSPHSWPASGLANNNNGITSISPKSSPFLSYDNIRSGSALVPPSATANGGNGSGDVSRNSTDLLNEYQLDEYFSFLDDLPSKGEDFGDPRAQLGGFSMNNVDNHIHRRRFSESDACFGTEDGGFGIGYRPCLYFARGFCKNGENCKFVHGGFGAGENIGDVSGGGGGGGGGGLLVGSPREMEGLYLQQQEDMMRMKAAQQQQRLAYNKYMNFLLQQESDSQRIGPASVMMGDEFHKIGQFRPERNDFLAMAMEEKANSASRQIYLTFPADSTFKDEDVSNYFSHFGPVQDVRIPYQQKRMFGFVTFVHSDTVKLILSRGNPHFICDSRVLVKPYKEKGKVTNNSRRQQQLQQQLMDRGNFSPCSSPSGLDPRELYDLHLGARMLYNSQEMMLRRKLEQQAELQQAIELQGRRLINLQLPDLRGDYAHHHQRSLSAGAPISTHAPVDHNLNFTSDIKNQDVLEGWTINDKGDSSPTTNASTVVAEQNLQHEENAASFQSNDGVNGKVEGISLEGCDANKHCGRIIEHGLPDSPFASPAKSLGNPGDLYPCLVEAKESIEFSSTSAFEISAAVPTTSSVDVPSPK; the protein is encoded by the exons ATGGATACTTATGAAGCAACAAACATACTTATGTCAAAGATCAAGAGTATAGACCCAGAAAATGCCTCAAAAATCATGGGTTATATCCTCATACAAGACCTAAATGAGAATGATTTGTTATCTTTAGCTTTTGGTTCTGAAACCCTTTTGCATAACGTGATTATTAAAGCCAAAACTCATTTAGGACTTTCAACAAACACCTTAACTACCCCTTCTTCTCCTTTGCCTTCTCCGCTAAATCCTATTTCAAGACCTGCAAATAATCACAGCCCATTTTCTACAcagtcttcttcttctcctagAGTTGGTACTCCTTTTGTTGATTTTGCTAAAAGCCCATCTCCACATTCATGGCCTGCTTCAGGTTTGGCTAATAACAACAATGGTATCACTTCTATCAGTCCAAAGTCTAGTCCTTTTTTGTCTTATGATAATATACGCTCTGGGTCTGCTTTAGTGCCTCCGTCTGCTACTGCAAATGGTGGTAATGGGAGTGGTGATGTTAGCCGTAACAGTACTGATTTACTTAATGAGTATCAGTTAGATGAATACTTTTCGTTTCTGGATGATTTGCCTTCAAAAGGTGAAGACTTCGGTGATCCAAGGGCTCAATTGGGTGGTTTTAGTATGAATAATGTGGATAACCATATACATAGAAGGAGATTTTCTGAAAGTGATGCGTGCTTTGGTACTGAAGATGGGGGTTTTGGGATTGGCTACAGACCATGTTTGTATTTTGCTAGAGGCTTCTgcaaaaatggtgaaaattgCAAGTTTGTACATGGTGGTTTTGGTGCTGGTGAAAATATTGGTGATGttagtggtggtggtggtggtggtggtggtggtggtctCCTTGTGGGTTCACCTAGGGAAATGGAGGGCCTTTATTTGCAACAGCAGGAAGATATGATGAGGATGAAGGCTGCACAGCAGCAGCAGAGATTGGCTTACAACAAGTACATGAATTTTCTGTTGCAACAAGAAAGTGACTCCCAGAG AATAGGGCCAGCGTCAGTGATGATGGGTGATGAATTTCATAAGATTGGTCAGTTCCGTCCTGAAAGGAATGACTTTTTGGCAATGGCAATGGAAGAAAAGGCAAATTCAGCTTCTAGGCAGATCTACTTGACATTCCCAGCTGATAGCACTTTCAAGGATGAAGACgtatcaaattattttag CCATTTTGGACCAGTTCAAGATGTCAGAATTCCATATCAGCAGAAGCGGATGTTTGGGTTTGTGACATTTGTTCATTCAGATACGGTGAAGCTTATACTGTCAAGGGGTAATCCTCATTTTATATGTGATTCACGTGTGCTTGTTAAGCCAtacaaggaaaaaggaaaagtcaCAAACAA CAGCAGAAGGCAACAACAACTGCAGCAGCAACTAATGGATAGGGGGAATTTTTCACCCTGTTCTAGCCCTTCTGGTCTTGATCCTAGAGAGCTATATGATCTGCACCTTG GAGCTAGAATGCTCTACAATTCACAGGAGATGATGTTGAGAAGAAAGTTGGAGCAGCAGGCTGAGCTGCAGCAAGCAATTGAACTCCAAGGAAGAAGATTGATTAATCTGCAACTTCCGGACTTGAGAGGAGACTATGCTCACCATCACCAGCGTAGTCTGTCTGCTGGTGCACCAATTTCCACTCATGCTCCTGTTGATCACAATCTGAATTTTACATCTGACATCAAGAATCAGGATGTCTTAGAAGGTTGGACAATaaatg ACAAGGGTGATAGCTCACCCACAACCAATGCCTCTACTGTTGTTGCAGAACAGAACCTTCAGCATGAAGAAAATGCAGCTTCTTTTCAGAGTAATGATGGCGTCAATGGCAAGGTGGAGGGCATCAGTCTGGAAGGATGTGATGCCAATAAACA TTGTGGACGGATCATAGAGCATGGTCTTCCTGATAGCCCCTTTGCTTCTCCTGCAAAATCACTGGGGAATCCAGGTGACTTGTACCCTTGTTTGGTTGAAGCTAAAGAAAGCATTGAATTCTCTAGCACTTCAGCTTTTGAAATTAGTGCAGCAGTGCCCACTACTTCATCTGTTGATGTGCCTTCTCCTAAATAA
- the LOC8274325 gene encoding zinc finger CCCH domain-containing protein 55 isoform X3, translated as MDTYEATNILMSKIKSIDPENASKIMGYILIQDLNENDLLSLAFGSETLLHNVIIKAKTHLGLSTNTLTTPSSPLPSPLNPISRPANNHSPFSTQSSSSPRVGTPFVDFAKSPSPHSWPASGLANNNNGITSISPKSSPFLSYDNIRSGSALVPPSATANGGNGSGDVSRNSTDLLNEYQLDEYFSFLDDLPSKGEDFGDPRAQLGGFSMNNVDNHIHRRRFSESDACFGTEDGGFGIGYRPCLYFARGFCKNGENCKFVHGGFGAGENIGDVSGGGGGGGGGGLLVGSPREMEGLYLQQQEDMMRMKAAQQQQRLAYNKYMNFLLQQESDSQRIGPASVMMGDEFHKIGQFRPERNDFLAMAMEEKANSASRQIYLTFPADSTFKDEDVSNYFSHFGPVQDVRIPYQQKRMFGFVTFVHSDTVKLILSRGNPHFICDSRVLVKPYKEKGKVTNNSRRQQQLQQQLMDRGNFSPCSSPSGLDPRELYDLHLGARMLYNSQEMMLRRKLEQQAELQQAIELQGRRLINLQLPDLRGDYAHHHQRSLSAGAPISTHAPVDHNLNFTSDIKNQDVLEDKGDSSPTTNASTVVAEQNLQHEENAASFQSNDGVNGKVEGISLEGCDANKHCGRIIEHGLPDSPFASPAKSLGNPGDLYPCLVEAKESIEFSSTSAFEISAAVPTTSSVDVPSPK; from the exons ATGGATACTTATGAAGCAACAAACATACTTATGTCAAAGATCAAGAGTATAGACCCAGAAAATGCCTCAAAAATCATGGGTTATATCCTCATACAAGACCTAAATGAGAATGATTTGTTATCTTTAGCTTTTGGTTCTGAAACCCTTTTGCATAACGTGATTATTAAAGCCAAAACTCATTTAGGACTTTCAACAAACACCTTAACTACCCCTTCTTCTCCTTTGCCTTCTCCGCTAAATCCTATTTCAAGACCTGCAAATAATCACAGCCCATTTTCTACAcagtcttcttcttctcctagAGTTGGTACTCCTTTTGTTGATTTTGCTAAAAGCCCATCTCCACATTCATGGCCTGCTTCAGGTTTGGCTAATAACAACAATGGTATCACTTCTATCAGTCCAAAGTCTAGTCCTTTTTTGTCTTATGATAATATACGCTCTGGGTCTGCTTTAGTGCCTCCGTCTGCTACTGCAAATGGTGGTAATGGGAGTGGTGATGTTAGCCGTAACAGTACTGATTTACTTAATGAGTATCAGTTAGATGAATACTTTTCGTTTCTGGATGATTTGCCTTCAAAAGGTGAAGACTTCGGTGATCCAAGGGCTCAATTGGGTGGTTTTAGTATGAATAATGTGGATAACCATATACATAGAAGGAGATTTTCTGAAAGTGATGCGTGCTTTGGTACTGAAGATGGGGGTTTTGGGATTGGCTACAGACCATGTTTGTATTTTGCTAGAGGCTTCTgcaaaaatggtgaaaattgCAAGTTTGTACATGGTGGTTTTGGTGCTGGTGAAAATATTGGTGATGttagtggtggtggtggtggtggtggtggtggtggtctCCTTGTGGGTTCACCTAGGGAAATGGAGGGCCTTTATTTGCAACAGCAGGAAGATATGATGAGGATGAAGGCTGCACAGCAGCAGCAGAGATTGGCTTACAACAAGTACATGAATTTTCTGTTGCAACAAGAAAGTGACTCCCAGAG AATAGGGCCAGCGTCAGTGATGATGGGTGATGAATTTCATAAGATTGGTCAGTTCCGTCCTGAAAGGAATGACTTTTTGGCAATGGCAATGGAAGAAAAGGCAAATTCAGCTTCTAGGCAGATCTACTTGACATTCCCAGCTGATAGCACTTTCAAGGATGAAGACgtatcaaattattttag CCATTTTGGACCAGTTCAAGATGTCAGAATTCCATATCAGCAGAAGCGGATGTTTGGGTTTGTGACATTTGTTCATTCAGATACGGTGAAGCTTATACTGTCAAGGGGTAATCCTCATTTTATATGTGATTCACGTGTGCTTGTTAAGCCAtacaaggaaaaaggaaaagtcaCAAACAA CAGCAGAAGGCAACAACAACTGCAGCAGCAACTAATGGATAGGGGGAATTTTTCACCCTGTTCTAGCCCTTCTGGTCTTGATCCTAGAGAGCTATATGATCTGCACCTTG GAGCTAGAATGCTCTACAATTCACAGGAGATGATGTTGAGAAGAAAGTTGGAGCAGCAGGCTGAGCTGCAGCAAGCAATTGAACTCCAAGGAAGAAGATTGATTAATCTGCAACTTCCGGACTTGAGAGGAGACTATGCTCACCATCACCAGCGTAGTCTGTCTGCTGGTGCACCAATTTCCACTCATGCTCCTGTTGATCACAATCTGAATTTTACATCTGACATCAAGAATCAGGATGTCTTAGAAG ACAAGGGTGATAGCTCACCCACAACCAATGCCTCTACTGTTGTTGCAGAACAGAACCTTCAGCATGAAGAAAATGCAGCTTCTTTTCAGAGTAATGATGGCGTCAATGGCAAGGTGGAGGGCATCAGTCTGGAAGGATGTGATGCCAATAAACA TTGTGGACGGATCATAGAGCATGGTCTTCCTGATAGCCCCTTTGCTTCTCCTGCAAAATCACTGGGGAATCCAGGTGACTTGTACCCTTGTTTGGTTGAAGCTAAAGAAAGCATTGAATTCTCTAGCACTTCAGCTTTTGAAATTAGTGCAGCAGTGCCCACTACTTCATCTGTTGATGTGCCTTCTCCTAAATAA